In Pseudoduganella albidiflava, a single window of DNA contains:
- the trbK gene encoding entry exclusion lipoprotein TrbK → MENVKPAGGLSALARGLPLGLALSLSLLLAGCGKVDPQLTAQQMTMTDATCAPAEVSKIADTDVRKAFQERCDRREQFKPAAPPAS, encoded by the coding sequence ATGGAAAACGTGAAACCGGCCGGCGGCCTGTCCGCCCTGGCCCGGGGGTTGCCCCTGGGCCTGGCCCTGAGCCTGTCTTTGCTCTTGGCTGGCTGCGGCAAGGTCGACCCGCAGCTGACGGCGCAGCAGATGACGATGACGGACGCCACCTGCGCGCCCGCCGAAGTGAGCAAGATCGCCGATACGGACGTGCGCAAGGCCTTCCAGGAACGCTGCGACCGCCGCGAGCAGTTCAAGCCGGCCGCGCCGCCGGCCAGCTGA
- a CDS encoding M20/M25/M40 family metallo-hydrolase produces MNLRKPVLSAIAAGLFAAGLAHAAGTASSANDAATLAQIRDAAIASDWAYQRLEDMTDLAGPRLSGSPGAAAAVQQVAEAMRKLGAKVTLQPVKVPHWVRGEEKGQLVEYTGRPQGVVQNVVLTALGGSGATPPEGLTAPVIIVRDFDELRRRASEVKGKIVLFEVAFDQGMADAGLGGPAYRHGSAFRTRGPALAADLGAAAALVRAVGGADYRLTHTGTTRLADGKRIPAASVTAEDAMLIARLSKRGPVTMKLVLTPQTLPDADSFNVIADLPGTDKADEVVIVSGHLDSWDLATGAHDDATGVTASMGVLETLKKLNLKPRRTIRMIAWMNEENGGRGGDAYHQAHKAALDKQFAAIESDGGVAGRTFGVQAGIRPQYEKLFAPLQAALVPIGAGVLQRRDVIGAGDLHAMEADGVPSFTPLVDSSAYFNYHHTPADTFDKVNPDYLKRHVAVMSALTWYLANMDQPIGRAPEQFN; encoded by the coding sequence ATGAACCTTCGCAAGCCAGTCCTGTCCGCCATTGCCGCCGGCCTGTTCGCCGCCGGCCTGGCCCACGCCGCGGGCACCGCCAGCAGCGCCAACGATGCCGCCACGCTGGCGCAGATCCGCGATGCCGCGATTGCCAGCGACTGGGCCTACCAGCGCCTGGAAGACATGACGGACCTGGCCGGCCCGCGCCTGTCCGGTTCGCCCGGCGCCGCCGCGGCCGTGCAGCAGGTCGCCGAGGCGATGCGCAAGCTGGGTGCCAAGGTCACGCTGCAGCCGGTCAAGGTGCCGCACTGGGTGCGCGGCGAGGAAAAGGGCCAGCTGGTCGAGTACACGGGCCGGCCGCAGGGCGTGGTGCAGAATGTCGTGCTGACGGCGCTGGGCGGTTCCGGCGCCACGCCGCCGGAAGGCTTGACGGCGCCCGTCATCATCGTGCGCGATTTCGATGAACTGCGCCGGCGCGCCAGTGAAGTGAAGGGCAAGATCGTGCTGTTCGAGGTTGCCTTCGACCAGGGCATGGCCGATGCGGGCCTGGGCGGCCCGGCCTATCGCCATGGCTCGGCGTTCCGTACGCGCGGCCCGGCGCTGGCCGCCGACCTGGGCGCGGCCGCCGCGCTGGTGCGCGCCGTGGGCGGGGCCGACTACCGGCTTACGCATACCGGCACTACGCGGCTGGCGGACGGCAAGCGCATTCCGGCGGCCTCGGTGACGGCGGAAGATGCGATGCTGATCGCGCGCCTGAGCAAGCGCGGCCCGGTGACGATGAAACTGGTACTGACGCCGCAGACCCTGCCCGATGCCGACAGCTTCAACGTAATCGCCGACCTGCCGGGCACCGACAAGGCCGATGAAGTCGTCATCGTTTCCGGCCACCTCGATTCGTGGGACCTGGCCACCGGCGCGCACGACGACGCGACCGGCGTCACCGCCTCGATGGGCGTGCTGGAAACGCTGAAGAAGCTGAACCTGAAGCCGCGCCGCACGATCCGCATGATCGCCTGGATGAACGAGGAAAACGGCGGCCGGGGCGGCGATGCCTACCACCAGGCGCACAAGGCGGCGCTGGACAAGCAGTTCGCCGCGATCGAGAGCGATGGCGGCGTGGCCGGCCGCACCTTCGGCGTGCAGGCCGGTATCCGCCCGCAATATGAAAAGCTGTTCGCGCCGCTGCAGGCCGCGCTGGTGCCGATCGGCGCCGGCGTGCTGCAGCGCCGCGACGTGATCGGCGCCGGCGACCTGCATGCGATGGAGGCCGACGGCGTGCCGTCGTTCACGCCGCTGGTCGATTCGAGCGCGTACTTCAATTACCACCACACCCCCGCCGACACGTTCGACAAGGTCAATCCCGATTACCTGAAGCGGCACGTGGCCGTGATGTCGGCGCTGACGTGGTACCTTGCCAACATGGACCAGCCGATCGGCCGGGCCCCGGAACAGTTCAATTGA